The Streptomyces kanamyceticus DNA segment CCAGGCCGGGGTAGCGCCAGCCGCTCTGGCCGCGGCTGCTGGGCCAGATGCCCTCGGTGACGATGAGTCCCGCGCCGGCGCGCTGGGCGTAGTGGTCGGCGACGACGGCCAGCGGGGTGCCGTCGTCAGCGGCGCGGGCGCGGGTCATCGGGGCCATCACGACGCGGTTGGGGAGGAGGCCGATGGGGCCTGCGGAATAGGGGGCGAGAAGCGCGGTGTTCGTCATGCCGGAACGGTAGAAGCTGACATCAGTGTCAGATTCAAGTGCGAAGATCGGATGCGACCGCGACGATCAGAGGCGAGTGTGAAGGAGCCCGGGACATGAGGATCGGCGAGCTGGCGAAGCGTACCGCTGTGAGCGAGCGGTCCCTGCGCTACTACGAGAAGCAGGGCCTGCTGCACGCGGAGCGCACCCCCGGTGGCCACCGCGACTATTCGGAGGCCGCGGTCGACCGGGTCGTCCACATCCAGGAGCTGTTCGCCGCGGGCCTGTGCAGCGCGAAGATCTACCAACTCCTGCCGTGCATGCGGGACAAGGACGGCGGCCCTTCCGAGCAGGCCACGCCGTGGCTCGCGGACGAGCTGGTCAGGGAGCGGGAGCGGATCGACGGGCAGGTGGCGGATCTGCTGCGGGCGCGGGAGGTCCTGAACGAGGTGATCTCGGCGGCGGCCCGGCACCCGCAGCCCACGGCATAGCCGCACCCCCCGCAGTCCCGCAGCCCCGCGCCCCCGCAGTCCCGCAGCCCCGCACCCCCGCACCCCCGCACCCCCGCACCCCCGCACCCCCACAGCCCCGCAGCCCCGCAGCCCCGCAGCCCCGCAGCCCACGGCGTAACCGCGGCCCCACAGCCCAGCCGCAGTCCCACACCCCTCGCTCCACGCCCCACGCCCCACGCCCCAGCCACGATCCCGCCCGGTACCGTCGGGATCATGAAATTAACCTCCTCCCGCAGGACACTCCTCGGCGCCGCGGCCGCGGCCCCCGCACTCCTCTCGCTGTCCGGCACCGGCGCGGGCACCGCGCACGCGGCGGCCGCCCCCGACGACGTCCGGCGGCGGCTGCGCGAGCTGGAGAAGGGCTACCCCGGCCGGATCGGCGTGCACGCGCTGCACACCGGCACCGGAGCCACCGTCGCCTACCGCGCGGACGAACGCTTCGCCATCGCCTCGACGTTCAAGGTCCTGGCCGCCGCGGCGATCCTGCGCCGGGCGCGCGAGCGGGAGCCCGGCCTGCTCGACGTACTGATCAGGTACGGCCGTGACGACCTCGTCGAGTACTCGCCGCGCACCGAGATGCACCTCGAAACCGGCATGACGGTGCGGGAGTTGTGCGACGCGACGCTCACCTACAGCGACAACTCCGCCGCCAATCTGCTGATGCGCCGCATCGGCGGCCCCACCGGCATCACCGAGTTCGCGCGCTCGATCGGCGACTCCCGCACCCGTCTGGACCGCTGGGAGACCGACCTCAACACCAACATCCCGGGCGACCGCCGCGATACGACGACGCCCGCGGCGATGACGGAGAACCTGCGCAGGCTCGTCCTCGGCGACGCCCTCCACCCGCTCGACCGCGATCAGCTGATCCGGTGGCTCCTGGAGAACACCACCGGCGACAAGCGGATCCGCGCCGGGCTCCCCGAGGGCTGGCGGGTCGGCGACAAGACGGGATCCCCCGCCTACGGAGGGGTCAACGACGTCGCCGTGGCGTGGCCGCCCAAGCGGGCACCGCTGGTCGTCTCCGTGTACACGACCCGCCTGGACCCGGACACCCCGGGCGAGGACCGGATCGCCGAGGACATCACCCGGATCGTCGTCGACGCGCTGGGCTGACCCCGGACACGACACCGCCTCCGACCGGGGTGGGGCCCAGATCGGAGGCGGGGTTCAGGGGCGGGCCCAGCGGGCCCGGGAGGGGCGTCAGCCCATGTGCGGGTAGCCGTACTCGGTCGGCGGGACCAGCGTCTCCTTGATGGCGCGGGTCAGCGTCCACCGCTGCAGGTTCTGCGGGGCACCGGCCTTGTCGTTGGTGCCGGAGGCGCGGCCGCCGCCGAAGGGCTGCTGGCCGACGACGGCGCCGGTCGACTTGTCGTTGATGTAGAAGTTGCCCGCGGCGTAGCGGAGCTTCTCCATCGTGTACGCGGCGGCGGCGCGGTCACCGGAGATGACCGAGCCGGTGAGCGCGTAGTCCGACGCCGACTCCATCTGGGTCAGCATCTCGTCGTACTTGTCGTCCTCGTAGACGTGCACGGCGAGGATGGGGCCGAAGTACTCGGTCTTGAAGACCTCGTTCTCCGGGTCGGCGCACTCGACGACGGTCGGGCGCACGAAGTAGCCCACCGAGTCGTCGTAGGTGCCGCCCGCGACGATCGTGCAGGAGTCGTCGGCCTTGGCGCGGTCGATGGCCGCCTTGTTCTTGGCGAACGCGCGCTCGTCGATGACGGCGCCGATGAAGTTCGACAGGTCGGTGACGTCACCCATGGTGATGCCGTCGACCTCGGCGGCGAACTCCTCCTTGAAGCCGGAGTTCCAGATGGAGGCGGGAACGTACGCACGCGACGAGGCGCTGCACTTCTGGCCCTGGAACTCGAAGGAGCCGCGGGTCAGCGCGGTCTTCAGGATCGCGCGGTCCGCGGACGGGTGCGCGACGACGAAGTCCTTGCCGCCGGTCTCGCCGACCAGACGCGGGTACGTGCGGTAGTTGGCGATGTTCTCGCCGACCGTCTTCCACAGGTGCTGGAAGGTCGGGGTCGAACCGGTGAAGTGGATGCCCGCCAGGTCGCGGTGGGTCAGGGCGACCTCGGAGACCGCGATGCCGTCGCCGGTGACCAGGTTGATGACGCCCTTGGGCAGCCCGGCCTCCTCCAGGAGCTGCATGAGCAGCACGGCGGCGTGGGTCTGCGTCGGGGACGGCTTCCACACGACCACGTTGCCCATCAGGGCCGGGGCGGTGGGCAGGTTGCCCGCGATGGCGGTGAAGTTGAACGGCGTGATCGCGTAGACGAAGCCCTCGAGCGGGCGGTGGTCCAGGCGGTTCCAGACGCCGGTGGAGTTCGCCGGGGGCTGCTCGGCGAGCAGGTCACGGGCGTACTTCACGTTGAAGCGCCAGAAGTCGACGAGCTCGCACGGGGTGTCGATCTCGGCCTGCTGGGCGGTCTTGGACTGGCCGAGCATCGTGGAGGCGGCCAGCGTCTCGCGCCAGGTGGTGGAGAGCAGCTCGGCGGCGCGCAGGATGATCGCGGCGCGGTCGTCGAAGGACATCGCGCGCCAGGCCGGGGCGGCGGCGAGCGCGGCGTCGACGGCGTCCTGGGCGTCCTGCTGGGTGGCGCCGCGGCCGGTGCCGATGACGGCCTTGTGGTTGTGCGGCTGCACGACCTGGAAGGGCTCGCCGCCACCGAGGCGCTTGACGCCACCGATGGTCATG contains these protein-coding regions:
- a CDS encoding MerR family transcriptional regulator, translating into MRIGELAKRTAVSERSLRYYEKQGLLHAERTPGGHRDYSEAAVDRVVHIQELFAAGLCSAKIYQLLPCMRDKDGGPSEQATPWLADELVRERERIDGQVADLLRAREVLNEVISAAARHPQPTA
- the bla gene encoding class A beta-lactamase, translated to MKLTSSRRTLLGAAAAAPALLSLSGTGAGTAHAAAAPDDVRRRLRELEKGYPGRIGVHALHTGTGATVAYRADERFAIASTFKVLAAAAILRRAREREPGLLDVLIRYGRDDLVEYSPRTEMHLETGMTVRELCDATLTYSDNSAANLLMRRIGGPTGITEFARSIGDSRTRLDRWETDLNTNIPGDRRDTTTPAAMTENLRRLVLGDALHPLDRDQLIRWLLENTTGDKRIRAGLPEGWRVGDKTGSPAYGGVNDVAVAWPPKRAPLVVSVYTTRLDPDTPGEDRIAEDITRIVVDALG
- the pruA gene encoding L-glutamate gamma-semialdehyde dehydrogenase; protein product: MDAVTQVPAPVNEPVHGYAPGSPERARLESKLKELAENPIELPMTIGGVKRLGGGEPFQVVQPHNHKAVIGTGRGATQQDAQDAVDAALAAAPAWRAMSFDDRAAIILRAAELLSTTWRETLAASTMLGQSKTAQQAEIDTPCELVDFWRFNVKYARDLLAEQPPANSTGVWNRLDHRPLEGFVYAITPFNFTAIAGNLPTAPALMGNVVVWKPSPTQTHAAVLLMQLLEEAGLPKGVINLVTGDGIAVSEVALTHRDLAGIHFTGSTPTFQHLWKTVGENIANYRTYPRLVGETGGKDFVVAHPSADRAILKTALTRGSFEFQGQKCSASSRAYVPASIWNSGFKEEFAAEVDGITMGDVTDLSNFIGAVIDERAFAKNKAAIDRAKADDSCTIVAGGTYDDSVGYFVRPTVVECADPENEVFKTEYFGPILAVHVYEDDKYDEMLTQMESASDYALTGSVISGDRAAAAYTMEKLRYAAGNFYINDKSTGAVVGQQPFGGGRASGTNDKAGAPQNLQRWTLTRAIKETLVPPTEYGYPHMG